The Lipingzhangella halophila genome segment GTCATCGACTCCATCCCGCCCGCGACCACGATGTCGAACTCGCCGGCGCCGATGAGCTGGTCGGCCAGCGCGATGGCGTCCAGCCCGGAGAGGCACACCTTGTTGATGGTGAGCGAGGGGACGCTCATGGGCACTCCGGCCTGTACCGCCGCCTGACGTGACGGGATCTGTCCCTGCCCGGCCTGCAGCACCTGGCCCATGACGACATAGTCGACCTGGTCACCCTCGACTCCGGCGCGCTCCAGGCAGGCCTCGATGGCGGTGGCGCCGAGGTCCACGGCGCGCATGGCCGACAGGGAACCGAGCAGCCGGCCTACAGGGGTCCTGGCGCCACTGACGATGACGGATCCGGGCATGGCTCGCCTCCAAGACGACGCTTTCGATCTGCCACGATACATACACGCCCACCTGCCAGACGTCCACCCGGAGGTTCGCCGGCCGTGTTCACCCGCATCGACCATGTAGGCATCGCGTGCCGCGATCTCGACGCCACTGTCGACTTCTACCGCCGCACCTACGGCCTCGAGCCGACCCACATCGAGGTGAACGAGGAGCAGGGCGTGCGCGAGGCCATGCTGCGCGTCAACGGCACCGACGACGGCGGGGCGAGCTACGTGCAGCTCCTGCAGCCCGTTCGCGACGACTCCCCGGTGGCGAAGTTCCTGGAGCGCAACGGCGAGGGGCTGCACCACGTGGCCTTCGGCACCCCTGATGTCGCGGACACCGCGAACACGGTCCGCGAGCAGGGCATCCGGGTACTCAGCGCCGAGCCGCGCCCCGGCTCGATGGGCTCCCGGATCAGTTTCCTGCACCCGAAGGACTGCGGCGGGGTCCTCACCGAAATCGTGCAGGCACCCCACTCGGACGGGTGACGTGCGCGCGACGATCCGTGGTCCGCGGAACCGCTCTCCCCCGGATGGCCGAGCCGTAACCCAACCGTCACTTCCAGCATCCTTGCACGTCCCTATGCACGTAGTGGACTATTTTCGCGTGCTGGTACCGGAATCATCCTTCCGTCGCCGGCAAGGCTTGATAAAGTCGGCTAGCTGCTGGATCATTCCCGGCGTACCCCCTGTCCCCGCCGGTTCAGGCAGACCGAGTCAGGTCAGCGCGTACAGCGTCGGTGTCTGCCCGCCAAGACTCCAAACCAATGGAGGCAACTCCTGCACGCGACGGGAGCTCGCGGAGTAGTCTTCCCCGAAGGTAGATCTCCGCGGGATCCGGCGGAGTGCGGAGCGCCCCCGCAGCGACGCCACGGCGCCCGCGGCCCGACTCGAACGAATGCACCCGAAATGTAGCCGTCTCGTCTCCCGTTCAGGATTCCGCCACATGTCGTCCGATATTGAATCCCAGCTCAACAATTTCTTCGAGGAAGGCAATCAAGCCACCGAGTTCGACGTGGTGCTGCGCGGTTACGACCGGCACCAGGTCACGACCTACATCGAGCAGGTGAAGTCCGAGCTCCAGCGGGCCAAGGAAGAGGCCGACAAGAGCCGGAACGATCTCGTCGAGACCAAGCGCACCCTGGAGGAACAGGAGCGGCCGACCTATTCCGGCCTGGGCGCGCGCATCGAGCAGCTCCTCCGGCTCGCCGAGGAGCAGGCTTCCGAACTCGTCCAGGGCGCCCGGGCCGAGGCCAACGACATCAAGTCCGAAGCCAAGATCGAAGCCGCGGAGATGCGCTCAGCGGCCGAGAACGAGGCCACCGAACTGCGGACGACCGCCCAGCGCGAGGCGGACGAGATGCGTCAGGCCGCCGAGGCCGAGTCGGAGGAAATCCGCACCACGGCGAGCCGCGAGGCCGAAGAGCTCACCTCGACCACCGAGCGCGAGGTGCAGAAAAAGCGGTCCGCGGTCGACCACGAAATCGCCGAGAAGCGCGCCACGTTCGAGGGTGAGATCGCGAAACTGCGCACCACCACCGAGCGCGAGTGCGCCCAGGCCCGCGCTTCGGCCAAGCGCGAGCGCGACGAGACGCTGCAGACCGCCAAACGGCAGGCCGACGAAATGCGCGCCCAAGCGCAGCGGGCCGTTGAGGAAAGCGACGCCAAGCGGGCCCAGGAAGAAGCCGAGTTCGAGATCCAGCTCGCCAACCGGCGCGAGGAGGCCGAGCGGCAGGACGCCGAGCGCCTCGCCGCCGCGCA includes the following:
- a CDS encoding DivIVA domain-containing protein, translating into MSSDIESQLNNFFEEGNQATEFDVVLRGYDRHQVTTYIEQVKSELQRAKEEADKSRNDLVETKRTLEEQERPTYSGLGARIEQLLRLAEEQASELVQGARAEANDIKSEAKIEAAEMRSAAENEATELRTTAQREADEMRQAAEAESEEIRTTASREAEELTSTTEREVQKKRSAVDHEIAEKRATFEGEIAKLRTTTERECAQARASAKRERDETLQTAKRQADEMRAQAQRAVEESDAKRAQEEAEFEIQLANRREEAERQDAERLAAAQAATQKLVSEAEERAASAEQRATKASNQAEQTRREAEQHAKQVVNQAKKTADQITSEAKSKSEHMVSDAKSEADRIMTAAQQQVDELNRQRDSIQSHLQQLRQLLGGGDGPPAPAAAPAAPAAEEPAAIEGTKGEEAAKPASEPKQQQPKQSNGNKQPVAANANSAAAEDDEDWWQE
- the mce gene encoding methylmalonyl-CoA epimerase, whose protein sequence is MFTRIDHVGIACRDLDATVDFYRRTYGLEPTHIEVNEEQGVREAMLRVNGTDDGGASYVQLLQPVRDDSPVAKFLERNGEGLHHVAFGTPDVADTANTVREQGIRVLSAEPRPGSMGSRISFLHPKDCGGVLTEIVQAPHSDG